The following are encoded together in the Nitrospirota bacterium genome:
- a CDS encoding ParB/RepB/Spo0J family partition protein — protein sequence MKTALGKGLSALIPEKENAIGTDIPKGVVLELNINKIVPNEYQPRRVFKDAALQELAQSIKEKGIIQPVIVRYGEDGTYKLIAGERRLRAAKIAGLAVIPALVKEAAPQEAIELALIENIQREDLNPLETAEAFQRLINEFNLTHDNLSMRVGKDRATVTNYLRILKLPAEIRTWIAEGALSIGHAKALLQIEDARVQMDTARRVIKKGLSVRETEALAKKALSNAPAKASSGWKEPQIAALEEQLMHSLGTKVHLIHKGKKGGKIEIMYYSLDELDRLLEILAT from the coding sequence ATGAAAACAGCGTTGGGTAAGGGACTTTCCGCATTAATACCTGAAAAGGAAAACGCCATTGGAACTGACATTCCTAAGGGCGTAGTGCTTGAGCTTAATATAAATAAAATAGTCCCCAATGAATACCAGCCGAGAAGAGTTTTTAAGGATGCAGCGCTTCAGGAGCTTGCGCAGTCAATAAAAGAAAAAGGCATTATTCAGCCTGTAATCGTAAGATACGGTGAAGACGGCACATATAAATTGATTGCCGGCGAGAGAAGGCTGAGGGCGGCAAAAATTGCCGGTCTTGCGGTAATTCCCGCGCTTGTAAAAGAGGCGGCTCCTCAGGAGGCAATTGAGCTTGCGCTTATAGAGAACATTCAGAGGGAGGATTTGAATCCCCTTGAAACGGCAGAGGCATTTCAAAGACTCATTAATGAATTTAATCTTACTCATGACAACCTTTCCATGAGAGTTGGAAAAGACAGGGCAACTGTAACCAATTATCTCAGGATATTAAAACTTCCCGCTGAAATCAGGACATGGATTGCAGAGGGTGCATTAAGCATCGGGCATGCCAAGGCCCTGCTTCAGATAGAAGACGCGCGGGTTCAGATGGATACGGCAAGAAGGGTAATAAAAAAAGGATTAAGCGTCAGGGAGACTGAGGCGCTGGCTAAGAAAGCCCTTTCAAATGCCCCTGCAAAGGCTTCATCAGGATGGAAGGAGCCTCAGATTGCAGCGCTTGAAGAACAGCTCATGCACAGCCTCGGAACAAAGGTCCACCTGATTCATAAAGGCAAAAAAGGCGGAAAGATAGAGATAATGTATTATTCCCTTGACGAGCTGGACAGGCTTCTGGAAATATTGGCGACTTAA
- a CDS encoding ParA family protein: protein MGRVIAVANQKGGVGKTTTAVNLGASLAVAGKSILLIDTDPQGNSTSGLGINRSSLTGSLYDIYNKTKNIEEVIFDTGINNLKLIPSSIDLVGAEVELTEKTGRESILRKSMEPVKSRYDFIFIDCPPALSLLTLNALVAAGSILVPMQCEYYSLEGIGSLIKTLTLVRGAFNPLLEIEGILLTMFDGRNTLTNQVADELRRHFKDKVYKTIIPRNVTLAEAPSHGKPVILYDNHSKGAQSYISLAEEVIGNENSVG from the coding sequence ATGGGAAGAGTAATAGCAGTAGCCAACCAAAAAGGCGGTGTGGGAAAAACCACTACCGCAGTCAATTTAGGCGCATCCCTGGCAGTTGCCGGTAAGAGCATACTGCTTATTGACACTGACCCTCAGGGGAATTCTACAAGCGGGCTTGGAATAAACAGGAGCAGCCTTACCGGAAGTCTCTACGACATCTATAACAAAACAAAAAACATTGAAGAAGTAATCTTTGACACCGGCATTAACAACCTTAAGCTCATCCCTTCAAGTATAGACCTCGTGGGCGCCGAGGTTGAACTTACCGAGAAAACGGGAAGGGAGTCCATATTAAGAAAGTCCATGGAGCCTGTCAAATCCAGGTATGATTTTATCTTCATAGACTGCCCGCCGGCATTGAGCCTTCTAACCCTTAACGCCCTTGTGGCGGCAGGCAGCATCCTGGTGCCGATGCAGTGCGAGTATTATTCATTGGAAGGCATCGGCTCTCTGATTAAGACACTCACGCTTGTAAGGGGCGCGTTTAATCCGCTGCTTGAAATTGAGGGGATTTTGCTTACGATGTTTGACGGAAGGAATACTCTTACAAATCAGGTTGCCGATGAATTAAGACGGCATTTCAAAGACAAGGTTTACAAAACAATAATCCCAAGAAATGTAACCCTTGCCGAGGCGCCGAGCCACGGCAAGCCTGTTATCTTATACGACAATCATTCAAAGGGCGCTCAGAGCTACATATCACTGGCTGAGGAGGTAATCGGCAATGAAAACAGCGTTGGGTAA